In the Methanosphaera stadtmanae DSM 3091 genome, ACAAGAAAATAGAGTAAGTTAAAAAACAAAAATTCTAAAATAAAGGTGTGAAATTATATGTATAATATGGGAGCATCAACAAAACCAGGATATGATATTGCTAATAAAAGTAGAGAAATTATTAAATCATTAATTGATGATGAAACTAAGAATTTAACATATGAGGAACGAGACATAGTTGAACGTGTTGTACATTCTACAGCAGACCCAGAATATGCCAAACTTGTTAAAATATCACCCACATTTGTAGAAACTGCACTTGATTGTTTTGATAAAAAAGAAGATATTCTTACAGACATAAATATGGTTAAATCAGGAATTACAAGGTATGATGGTAGAGTAATGTGTTATATCCGTGATGAAAGAGCAATTAAATTGGCTAAAAAAGAAGAAATTACTCGTTCAGCAGCTGCTATGAGAATTGCAGCTGAAGATGGATTTAAAGGAGTAGTTGCAATAGGAAACGCTCCAACAGCATTGTTTGAAGTAATGGAATTAGTTGAAGAAGGTCAAATGGATGCACGTGCAGTTGCAGGGGTACCTGTAGGATTTGTAGGTGCAGCTGATTCTAAAGAAGCATTATCCAAAACAAATATACCTTATGCAATTACAACAGGACCTAAAGGTGGAACACCAATTGCAGTTGCAATTATTAATTCATTATTAAATATTAAAAAATAAAAGAGGAGACAATAAATGAAACTTGATAAATCAAAAGAATTATTTGATGAAGCTGTAAATTACCTTCCCGGAGGAGTTAATTCACCAGTACGAGCATACAAACCTTATCCTTTCTTTGCTAAAAGTGCTAAAGGTTCAAAAATATATGATGTTGATGGAAATGAATATATAGATTATTGTTTAGGATATGGACCCTTACTTTTTGGTCATGCAAATGAACATATTATTGAAAAATCCATTGAACAATTAAAATTAGGTACAGATTATGGAGTACCTTCAGAAAAAGAAGTTCAACTAGCAAAAGAAGTAATCAAAAGAGTGCCATGTGCACAAATGGTTCGATTTACAAATTCTGGAACTGAAGCTACAATGAGTGCTATTAGATTAGCACGTGGAATTACAAAAAGAGACAAAATAATCAAATTCGAAGGAGCATACCATGGAGCTCATGACGCTGTACTAGTCAAATCAGGATCAGGAGCTGCAGGACTACCCGATTCTCCAGGAATACCTACAGATACAACAAAAAATACTATGCTCGTAGAATTCAATGATGAAGAAGCCCTAAAAAAACTTATTAATGAAAATAAAGATGAAATTGCATGTATTATTGTTGAACCTGTTATGGGAAATATTGGATGTGTTCCACCTAAAGAAGGTTACCTTGATTTTTTACGTGAAATTACATTAGAAAATGGAATTTTATTAATTATTGATGAAGTTATCACAGGTTTCAGAATAAGTAAAGGTGGTGCACAA is a window encoding:
- a CDS encoding cobalt-precorrin-8 methylmutase; the protein is MYNMGASTKPGYDIANKSREIIKSLIDDETKNLTYEERDIVERVVHSTADPEYAKLVKISPTFVETALDCFDKKEDILTDINMVKSGITRYDGRVMCYIRDERAIKLAKKEEITRSAAAMRIAAEDGFKGVVAIGNAPTALFEVMELVEEGQMDARAVAGVPVGFVGAADSKEALSKTNIPYAITTGPKGGTPIAVAIINSLLNIKK
- the hemL gene encoding glutamate-1-semialdehyde 2,1-aminomutase, which translates into the protein MKLDKSKELFDEAVNYLPGGVNSPVRAYKPYPFFAKSAKGSKIYDVDGNEYIDYCLGYGPLLFGHANEHIIEKSIEQLKLGTDYGVPSEKEVQLAKEVIKRVPCAQMVRFTNSGTEATMSAIRLARGITKRDKIIKFEGAYHGAHDAVLVKSGSGAAGLPDSPGIPTDTTKNTMLVEFNDEEALKKLINENKDEIACIIVEPVMGNIGCVPPKEGYLDFLREITLENGILLIIDEVITGFRISKGGAQEYYNVIPDLATFGKIVGGGFPIGAIAGKKEYMEQFTPSGKIYQAGTFSGNPMSINGGLAAFEVLDDNSYKQLHKSGEYFRNGIVDILDKLNINFHVNGVESMTQIYFTENEVYDYKTAQTSDTENFLKYFHLLLENGVFIAPSQYECGFISTSHSRDDLDKTLNAIEIALTKLYK